CCGGGCAAAACTCTGCTTTAAGTTCTCTGCAACCATTGCGCTGCCGCCGTATTTTATGACAATAGTCTTGTCATAGAACTGCCTGATATACGGCAGGGAGTCCAGAAGTGTTTTTATTTTTTCAATGTATTTTTGCATAATAAATACAGGCTATGGGCAAGAGGCCATAGGCTATAGGTTTCTTACCCATTGCCTCGCGCCTATTGCCTGTTTACAGTATATACCTGCTCAAATCCTCATCCTTTATAATGTCCTTGAGCCTGTCGTTAACATATTTTGCATCTATTATAATCTCCTTTGTCTTTGTATCAGGGGCATCAAATGAGATTTCATCCAGAACCCTTTCCATAATAGTATGAAGCCTTCTTGCGCCTATGTTCTCCATCCTGTCGTTTACAATGGTTGCTATCTCAGAGAATTCCGCAATCCCCTCATCTGTAAACCTGATATTTATACCCTCTGTTTCCATAAGTGCCACATACTGTTTTGTAAGGGCATTTTCAGGCTCTGTAAGAATCTTTATAAAGTCTTCTTTGCCAAGAGGCTTTAGTTCAACCCTTATAGGAAACCTTCCCTGAAATTCAGGTATCAAATCAGACGGCTTTGCCACATGAAATGCACCTGATGCAATAAAAAGTATATGGTCTGTCTTGACCATGCCGTATTTTGTATTAACTGTTGAGCCTTCCACAATCGGGAGCAAATCCCTCTGAACACCATCTCTTGATACATCAGGACCGTGGACTGACTCTCTGCCTGCAATCTTGTCTATTTCATCTATAAATACAATGCCTGACTGTTCAACCTTCTCAATTGCCTGTTTTACAACCTTTTCCATGTCAACCAGCCTCTGTGTTTCTTCCTGCACAAGAAATTTCATTGCATCAGGCACCTTCATATTCCTTTGTTTTATCTTCTTTGGGAATATATTTCCTATCATCTCCTTTATATTTACATCCATCTCCTCCATGCCGCCCATTGGTGAAAATACCTCAATAACAGGCATCTTCTGTTCGGTTACTTCAACCTCTACAAACCTGTCATCAAGTTTGCCTTCTCTTAAAAGTATCCGGAGTTTTCCCCTTGTAGTCTTCTGAAGTTCCCTTTCCTGCATAACCCTTTCAGCATCCTGCGGCTTGCCTATAGATGTTACAGGCGGCAGGAGTAAATCAAGCAGTTTTTCTTCTGCAGATTCCTTTGCCTTTTCCTGAACCCTTTCCCTTTCCTCATCCTTCATCATCTTTACAGATAAATCTGTCAAATCCCTTATTATACTTTCCACATCCCTGCCCACATAACCGACCTCTGTGAATTTGCTTGCCTCAACTTTAATAAAAGGCGCCTGTGAAAGTTTTGCAAGCCGCCTTGATATTTCGGTCTTGCCTACACCAGTAGGGCCTATCATTATTATGTTCTTTGGTGCAATTTCGTCCCGAAGTTCAGGGGCAACCTGCTGCCGTCTCCAGCGGTTTCGGAGTGCAATTGCAACCGCACGCTTTGCCTCTTTCTGACCGATAATATATTTATCTAGTTCTGATACTATTTCTTTTGGGGTAAAGGTCTTCATAATAAATACAGGCTATGGGCTATAGGTTATGGGTTTTAAGTTTTTTCCTATTGCCCATAGCCTATCACCTATTGCCTGCCTCTTTACAACTCCTCCACTGTTATATTTTCATTCGTGTATATGCAAATCTCTGCTGCGATTTTCATTGACTCAATTGCAATTGCCTTTGCATCAAGGCTTGAATGTGTAAGCAGCGCCCTTGCAGCAGAAATGGCAAATGGTCCGCCAGAACCTATTGCTGCGCCTCCGCCTTCAGGCTCTATCACATCACCGCTCCCTGATATTATGAATGAATGTTCTTTATCAACCACCAGCAGAAGTGCCTCAAGCCTTCTTAAAATTTTGTCTGTTCTCCAGTCCTTTGCAAGTTCAACGGCAGCCCTTGATAAATTCCCTCTGTATTTTTCCAGTTTAGACTCAAACTTTTCAAAGAGTGTAAATGCATCAGCAGTTGAGCCTGCAAAACCTGCAAGAACTGTGTTGTCAGCCATCCTTCTTATCTTGACCGCACCCTTTTTCATAACAGTGCTGCCAAGTGTCACCTGTCCATCGCCTGCAACAGCGACTTTCCCGTCTTTTCTCACTGCCAATATTGTAGTTCCATGAAACATAAATACCTCTTGAGGCTATAGGCGATAGGTTTTGCCCATAGCCCATAGCCTATCGCCTATTGCCTGCTTTCTTTTTTGCCTTTGGATGTGCTTTATCATACACCTCCATCAGCCTTTCCATATTAACCTTTGTATATCTCTGTGTTGTGGAAAGGCTTGCATGACCAAGCATCTCCTGAATTGACCTTAGATCAGCCCCTGCCTCCATCATGTGCGTTGCAAATGTGTGCCTCAGTGAATGCGGAGTTGCAGGTTTTATAATACCTGTTCTTTTCACACAATCCTTCAATATCCTCTGTACAGTCCTTGTTGTGAGCCTTCCACCCCTTTCATTCAGAAATAAAGCCCCATGTTTATCCATGCATTAAATGGCACTGCCACCAATTCTCCCGCCTCTTCTCTTGACAAGACTGTCGGCAGGAACTTTTCTGTCTTTGGCAATGAAATCAAAAGTGCAGGATTTTCAGCCAAAACACCTCGTTTTACAAGAAAATTAAAAAACACCTTTAATGAGGAAATTTTTCTTGCAATAGATATCTTTTTAATTTTTTTATAAAGACTGCTTATGAAACCTCTTAAAACATATTCATCTATAAGTTTTACATTAACTTCATCATCAGATATGCACAACTGCTGCTTTTTTAAAAATGCCCCCAGTTGGTTTATATCAATAAGATAACTATCCTTAGTGCGGATTGATGCATTCTTTTCAATGGATAGATACCGCGTAAAATCGTTCAGATAATCCTTAATCCGGGCCATAATAAATTGGTTTTGTTTTTATAACACATAAAAACCAAAATCTTCAATATAAAAACTCCAGAAACATAAAACCCTTGACAGAATAAAAAACAATATAATAAACTTAGAATAAATATGCACATTTTTGGAGTAGTTTTATGAGGCTATCTACAAGAAGCCTTTATGGTGTTAGGGCTATATTTGACATTGCATATAATTATGGTGGTGAACCTGTGCAGGTAAAGGATATCTCCAAGAGACAGAAGATTTCACCAAGGTATCTTGAACAGATATTTCAAAGGCTTAAAAAAACAGGTATACTGAACAGCAAACGGGGACCGCATGGCGGGTATTATCTTGCAAAAAAGCCTGATGAGATTACAGTCGGAGATATTTTACGGGCAACAGAAGGGCCTCTGCAATTGGTATTCTGCACCACTGTAAAACGGATTAAGAAATGCGATCTGTTAGAAAAGTGTGTTACAAGGTCAATATGGGAAGAAACAGGACATAGGATTACAAAGTTTCTTGATTCTGTTACAATACAAAACCTTTGTGAAAAAGGCATGTCTCTTGGCATTGGAAGAGAACAAATAAATAAAACAACCTAAATCCTAATATTTCAGGGGGAGAAAAGATGATTGCAGCAACACAATTAAGGGTAGGTATGGCTATTTTATATAATAATGAGCCGCACAGGGTTGTAAGTGTTCAGCATATAACCCCCGGTAACTGGCGAGGTATGGTTCAGACAAAACTCAAAAACCTCAAGACAGGAACGAATGTTGAATATAGGTTCAGGTCTGAAGATAAGGTTGAGAAGGCACGTATGGAACAGCACGAGATGGAGTATCTATATTCAAACGAAACAGATTATTACTTTATGAATACAGAAACCTATGAACAGTTATCCCTTGGGGCAGAAGAACTTGGAGACAATGTCTATTACCTTACACCGAATATAAGGTTTATGGTTGATTTCTATGAGGGAAGACCTGTCGGTATAGAGCCGCCGCAGACTGTTGAACTTACAGTTGTTGAGACAGCGCCAAATTTAAAGGGCGCTACAGCCACAAATTCCCTTAAACCTGCAAAACTTGAAACAGGGATTACAGTGAATGTCCCTGCATTTATTGAAATTGGTGAAAAGATTAGAGTGGATACATCTCTAGGCAAATATCTGGAAAGGGCAAGGTAATTTGGTTAATGAGATTTAAACGGTGCTTCTGCCACCGCTATAGTTACCCTGCCTATTTTCTGCTTTTTTACCAAAAGTTTTTTTACACCTGCTGACTTAAGTGCTGCCGGTTCGCACACGCCGCCAACACCGACCTTGCTCATAACAAACCTTGAAAACCCTGATGGCAAAGACATTTTTGCAAGCTCCGTCTTTGAATAAAACTCTATATTAAGATTGTATTTTTTTGCAAATTGGAGGAGCCCTTTCTCATTTTGTTTTACATCAATAGATGTAAGGTTTCTTACTGATAATGGGGACATATCCCATTTTTTTAATACTGAAAAATATGCCCTCTCCACTTCTTTCATTTTAACACCCCTGTCGCAGCCGATTCCGACCACGAGGTCTTTAGGACATAACAGAAAGCAGTTCTGAGTGATGGGTGATGAGTGATGAGTGATAATAATATTTCCATCTGCTTTAAATTTTTGTGCTTGAGCAACAGATTTGCAAAACTTAAACCTTTGAACTCTTGAACCCACGAACCTTTTAATTGTTTTAAGCCTTTTTGCATTATTGTCAACAAAGGCAGTCTTTCTACCGTTTACAATTGCGGAATTTATGACCTTTATCTTTTTTACATCCTCAATCACCAGATTAAACCTTTCTGCAATATCCTCTATGCACGGCAGGTTATTTACATCTGTTGCAGTTGTGATAACGGGCTCTGCACTTATTATCTTTGCAATCATTTTTGCAAGGGCATTCGCCCTGCCAAGATGTCCTGACAATAAACTTATAACATATCTGCCCTTCTCATCCATAACAACCACAGCAGGGTCTTTTTCTTTGCCCTTTAAAAGCGGTGCTATGGTGCGGACAACAATCCCTGCCGCCATTATAAAGATTAGTCCATCAAACTTTTTAAATGCCTTTCTTACAGATACCTTGAAATCCATTGGATTGGCAAAAAGGAAGATGTTATTAGCCTCTTGTGAAAGACTTTTACCGAGTTTTATGCTATTTTTCGTAAGTGCAAATATTGCCAGATTATTAAACATTACCACCTCTTACCATCCTTTTTAAAAGTGTCGGGTCAGGTATGCAGGACTTCTTCCAGTTTGTTTGTTCCAGATATACATCTATCTCCTGTTTAAATTCATGGGGTATATCGTAAGAAGTCCTTATATACAGATAGACATCTGAAGGCAAAGAACCTTTTGTTTTTTTATAGAATTCTATATAGTTTTTAAGTTTTATCCTCCTCCCTGCTGCTGTATCATTTGCCCTTATTGTAAATTTTGCTGCTGTA
The DNA window shown above is from Deltaproteobacteria bacterium and carries:
- the hslU gene encoding ATP-dependent protease ATPase subunit HslU, whose translation is MMKTFTPKEIVSELDKYIIGQKEAKRAVAIALRNRWRRQQVAPELRDEIAPKNIIMIGPTGVGKTEISRRLAKLSQAPFIKVEASKFTEVGYVGRDVESIIRDLTDLSVKMMKDEERERVQEKAKESAEEKLLDLLLPPVTSIGKPQDAERVMQERELQKTTRGKLRILLREGKLDDRFVEVEVTEQKMPVIEVFSPMGGMEEMDVNIKEMIGNIFPKKIKQRNMKVPDAMKFLVQEETQRLVDMEKVVKQAIEKVEQSGIVFIDEIDKIAGRESVHGPDVSRDGVQRDLLPIVEGSTVNTKYGMVKTDHILFIASGAFHVAKPSDLIPEFQGRFPIRVELKPLGKEDFIKILTEPENALTKQYVALMETEGINIRFTDEGIAEFSEIATIVNDRMENIGARRLHTIMERVLDEISFDAPDTKTKEIIIDAKYVNDRLKDIIKDEDLSRYIL
- the hslV gene encoding ATP-dependent protease subunit HslV, which encodes MFHGTTILAVRKDGKVAVAGDGQVTLGSTVMKKGAVKIRRMADNTVLAGFAGSTADAFTLFEKFESKLEKYRGNLSRAAVELAKDWRTDKILRRLEALLLVVDKEHSFIISGSGDVIEPEGGGAAIGSGGPFAISAARALLTHSSLDAKAIAIESMKIAAEICIYTNENITVEEL
- a CDS encoding tyrosine-type recombinase/integrase — protein: MDKHGALFLNERGGRLTTRTVQRILKDCVKRTGIIKPATPHSLRHTFATHMMEAGADLRSIQEMLGHASLSTTQRYTKVNMERLMEVYDKAHPKAKKKAGNRR
- a CDS encoding site-specific integrase, producing MARIKDYLNDFTRYLSIEKNASIRTKDSYLIDINQLGAFLKKQQLCISDDEVNVKLIDEYVLRGFISSLYKKIKKISIARKISSLKVFFNFLVKRGVLAENPALLISLPKTEKFLPTVLSREEAGELVAVPFNAWINMGLYF
- a CDS encoding RrF2 family transcriptional regulator produces the protein MRLSTRSLYGVRAIFDIAYNYGGEPVQVKDISKRQKISPRYLEQIFQRLKKTGILNSKRGPHGGYYLAKKPDEITVGDILRATEGPLQLVFCTTVKRIKKCDLLEKCVTRSIWEETGHRITKFLDSVTIQNLCEKGMSLGIGREQINKTT
- the efp gene encoding elongation factor P yields the protein MIAATQLRVGMAILYNNEPHRVVSVQHITPGNWRGMVQTKLKNLKTGTNVEYRFRSEDKVEKARMEQHEMEYLYSNETDYYFMNTETYEQLSLGAEELGDNVYYLTPNIRFMVDFYEGRPVGIEPPQTVELTVVETAPNLKGATATNSLKPAKLETGITVNVPAFIEIGEKIRVDTSLGKYLERAR
- a CDS encoding cobalt-precorrin 5A hydrolase — its product is MFNNLAIFALTKNSIKLGKSLSQEANNIFLFANPMDFKVSVRKAFKKFDGLIFIMAAGIVVRTIAPLLKGKEKDPAVVVMDEKGRYVISLLSGHLGRANALAKMIAKIISAEPVITTATDVNNLPCIEDIAERFNLVIEDVKKIKVINSAIVNGRKTAFVDNNAKRLKTIKRFVGSRVQRFKFCKSVAQAQKFKADGNIIITHHSSPITQNCFLLCPKDLVVGIGCDRGVKMKEVERAYFSVLKKWDMSPLSVRNLTSIDVKQNEKGLLQFAKKYNLNIEFYSKTELAKMSLPSGFSRFVMSKVGVGGVCEPAALKSAGVKKLLVKKQKIGRVTIAVAEAPFKSH